Proteins encoded in a region of the Clostridium butyricum genome:
- a CDS encoding GNAT family N-acetyltransferase, translating to MKTLETERLILRNFKESDLDDLYEYAKVPGVGENAGWPHHEDIESTKKILKDFIEKDEVYALVLKEKNKVIGSLGIHKTTKFKENKSDVKREIGYVLSKDYWGMGLMPEAVKAAIKYAFEELNVDVLLCGHFNFNLKSKRVIEKCGFEFYADGVYKSESLGKTFDEKIYNITKQRYFINE from the coding sequence ATGAAAACTTTAGAAACAGAAAGGTTGATACTTAGAAATTTCAAAGAGTCAGATTTAGATGATTTATATGAATATGCAAAGGTTCCAGGAGTGGGGGAGAATGCTGGTTGGCCACACCATGAAGATATAGAGAGTACTAAAAAAATTTTAAAGGATTTTATTGAAAAGGATGAAGTATATGCACTAGTTTTAAAAGAAAAAAATAAGGTTATAGGATCTTTAGGAATTCATAAAACAACAAAATTTAAAGAAAATAAATCTGATGTGAAAAGAGAGATTGGATATGTTTTAAGTAAAGATTACTGGGGAATGGGGTTAATGCCTGAGGCCGTAAAAGCAGCAATTAAATATGCTTTTGAAGAATTAAACGTTGATGTACTATTGTGTGGACATTTTAATTTTAATCTTAAATCAAAAAGAGTTATAGAAAAGTGTGGATTTGAATTTTATGCAGATGGAGTTTATAAGTCCGAATCTTTAGGAAAGACTTTTGATGAAAAAATATATAATATAACTAAGCAAAGATATTTTATAAATGAATAA
- a CDS encoding carbohydrate-binding protein, whose translation MKKKFISKLITFILVFNIALLPSDKLNLFSKYTGQIVYAADSTTLPSNTKDGVILHAFDWSFNTIKNQLPNIASSGYKSIQVSPVQGTKDSSKDASKWWLLYQPTNQAIGNSQLGTYDDFKSLCTEADKYGISIIVDVVMNHMANNGNSDQLDASVDSSFKDSSFYHNLGQCSNWNARYDITQKGIGMPDLNTQNTAVQNKAITFLNQCVDAGADGFRFDAAKHIETNTGLDSNQSWAGNYWTNVLGNLHNKSNLFIYGEILQDGTVDNISSYENFMNVTASNFGYSLRNAVKSSNLSSIGNGFSGIDSNKAVDFVETHDTYQDGTSKGLSDTQRKLGWAMAASRANAVPLFFDRPTSSIGNEGDSLWKDPDVVAVNKFHNAMAGQNEYIRYTNNNQTMLIDRGTIGTVIVNSGSNTSINSSTNLANGTYTNHGSANCTLTVSNGTISGNIPANSIVVLYGTSTNDNNNNNNSTTTVSCDPSTAVAGNSIKITYNASGRSLQNSSTVKVHWGYDSWTNPTNTTMTSSGNNTWTTTLTVPSTATKDLDFSFTDGTTWDNNNSANWTIPVKANSNDSSNTTGYAPTSGYKVDYDSSQLLQGKNLTIYYNGSLTNSSSVSLHWGYNSWTGTTDVPMTKDSNGFWKGTIAIPTSATTLNFTFTDGSNWDNNSSKNWTLPVWSSTVPVKLSPAPTAGKSVTVTYNGTLASSSSSITLHWGNNSWATTTDTAMTKNSDGTWSATITVPSESYLLNMCFKNNSNTWDSNNSANYNYSVAK comes from the coding sequence ATGAAGAAAAAATTCATTTCAAAATTGATAACATTTATCCTTGTATTTAATATTGCACTTTTACCTTCTGATAAATTAAATTTATTTAGCAAATATACTGGCCAAATAGTTTACGCTGCTGATTCTACTACACTACCATCTAACACAAAAGATGGAGTAATACTACATGCATTCGATTGGTCTTTTAATACTATTAAAAATCAATTACCAAATATAGCTTCTTCTGGATACAAATCAATTCAAGTTTCTCCAGTACAAGGAACTAAGGATTCCAGCAAGGATGCAAGCAAATGGTGGTTGTTATATCAACCTACTAATCAAGCAATTGGTAATAGTCAACTAGGAACTTATGATGATTTTAAATCACTATGTACTGAAGCTGATAAGTATGGAATTTCAATAATAGTAGATGTAGTAATGAATCATATGGCTAATAATGGTAATTCGGATCAATTAGATGCTTCAGTTGATTCTTCATTTAAAGATTCTAGTTTCTATCATAATCTTGGACAATGTAGCAATTGGAATGCTAGATATGATATTACACAAAAAGGTATTGGAATGCCTGATTTGAATACTCAAAATACTGCTGTTCAAAATAAAGCTATAACTTTTTTAAATCAATGTGTTGATGCTGGTGCTGATGGATTCCGTTTCGATGCTGCAAAACATATTGAAACTAATACTGGCTTAGATTCTAATCAATCTTGGGCTGGAAACTATTGGACTAATGTTTTAGGTAATCTTCATAATAAATCCAACTTATTTATATATGGAGAAATTCTTCAAGATGGTACAGTAGACAACATCTCATCATATGAAAATTTCATGAATGTTACAGCTAGTAATTTTGGATATTCTTTAAGAAATGCCGTTAAATCTTCAAATTTAAGTTCAATTGGCAATGGTTTTTCCGGTATCGATTCCAATAAAGCAGTAGATTTTGTTGAAACTCATGATACTTATCAAGATGGTACAAGCAAAGGACTATCTGATACACAAAGAAAATTAGGTTGGGCTATGGCTGCATCAAGAGCTAATGCTGTTCCATTATTCTTCGATAGACCAACAAGCAGTATTGGAAACGAAGGTGATTCATTATGGAAAGATCCTGATGTAGTTGCTGTAAATAAATTCCACAATGCAATGGCTGGTCAAAATGAATATATAAGATATACAAATAATAATCAAACTATGTTAATAGATCGTGGAACTATTGGTACTGTAATTGTAAATTCTGGTTCTAACACTTCAATAAATAGTTCTACAAATCTAGCAAATGGAACTTATACTAATCATGGAAGTGCAAACTGTACATTAACAGTTTCAAATGGAACAATTTCAGGAAATATTCCTGCAAATTCTATTGTTGTACTTTATGGTACAAGTACAAATGATAATAACAATAATAATAATAGTACAACTACTGTCTCATGTGATCCTTCTACTGCAGTTGCAGGTAACTCTATAAAAATAACTTATAACGCTTCTGGTAGAAGCTTACAGAATTCTTCTACTGTAAAAGTTCACTGGGGATATGACAGTTGGACTAATCCAACAAATACTACTATGACTTCTTCAGGAAATAACACTTGGACTACAACTTTAACAGTTCCAAGTACTGCTACAAAAGATTTAGATTTTTCTTTTACAGATGGAACAACTTGGGATAATAATAATTCAGCAAATTGGACTATTCCTGTAAAAGCAAATTCAAATGATTCATCTAATACTACTGGCTATGCACCTACTTCTGGTTATAAAGTAGATTATGATAGCAGCCAATTATTACAAGGAAAAAATCTTACTATTTATTATAATGGTTCTTTAACAAATTCTAGTTCTGTTTCTTTACACTGGGGATATAATTCTTGGACAGGTACAACAGATGTTCCTATGACTAAAGATTCTAATGGATTCTGGAAGGGAACTATAGCAATTCCAACTTCTGCTACTACATTGAATTTTACTTTTACAGACGGTAGTAACTGGGATAATAATAGTAGTAAAAACTGGACTTTACCAGTATGGTCAAGCACTGTACCAGTTAAACTTTCTCCAGCGCCTACTGCTGGAAAATCTGTTACTGTTACTTATAATGGAACTTTAGCTTCAAGTTCATCTTCAATTACATTACATTGGGGAAATAATTCTTGGGCAACAACTACAGATACAGCAATGACAAAAAATTCTGATGGAACATGGTCAGCAACTATTACTGTACCATCTGAAAGCTATCTACTTAATATGTGTTTCAAGAATAATTCAAACACTTGGGATAGTAATAATTCAGCTAATTACAATTATTCTGTAGCTAAATAA
- the mgtA gene encoding magnesium-translocating P-type ATPase → MAKLSILNERMEKYACENVSQIYEDFNIKKQGLSDSDVENMKYRYGKNIIAVKKEDTFLFRLRRSFINPFTTILFILGIISFFTDTVLYSVKQTHSITTAPIIGIMILISGCLRFLQEVRSKNAASKLMKLVNSHVTVLRDGKFTEISADKLVVGDYIKVSAGDRIPADMRFVFTSDLFISQAVITGESSVLEKTHNNLKKGKSYSLIDYENLGFMGTTVISGKGEGLVLAVGKETLYGNFNIYNSERKSRFEISSTSIASVLIKFMIILLPLIFILIGVTKGDWIKSFLFALSVAIGLTPEMLPMVITTCLAKGSISMSRKETIVKNINAMQVFGSMDVLCIDKTGTLTNNEIVLEYFMDIIGNEDSQALDYAYLNSFYHTGAQNPVDDAILKCRNMPNHEQHFLNISEEWSKRDELPFDYNRKCVSILVEDNNENKLMVIKGDINEIADKCSFVRFNGENIKIQDDKRKNINAVVDDILEDGIKVIAVAIKNIQRDKNNITVEDEKDLILIGYLAFFDVPKKSAKEALRKLQNLSVDTKILTGDNKKVTASVCERLGINTERIILGKELESLSEEKLNEIVEKNNVFAELTPHQKVEIILTLRDNGHIVGFMGDGVNDVPALSEADVGISVDSAVDAAKDIADVILLKKDLNVLESGILEGRKTFSNMTKYIHISASSNFGNIFSIVCACIFLPFLPMASLQLILLNLFYDIICIILPWDNVDEELYKKPNEWSGKHLSRFMLFFGSISSIFDILTFIFLYFIMCPALCDGKLFHMISDVSLQIKYMMIFQSGWFIESMWTQVLIIHMLRTKKVPFIQSTPSIPVMVVTIVGIICFTGFSYLPVANLLGLTALPLVFYCYLIFIVVSYMLITTLAKSFYIKKYKKLF, encoded by the coding sequence GTGGCTAAATTATCCATATTAAATGAACGTATGGAAAAGTATGCTTGTGAAAATGTTTCACAAATATATGAAGATTTTAACATAAAAAAGCAGGGATTATCTGATTCAGATGTTGAAAACATGAAATATAGATATGGGAAAAATATCATAGCTGTAAAAAAAGAAGATACATTTTTATTTAGATTAAGACGATCATTTATAAACCCATTTACTACTATACTGTTTATTTTAGGAATTATATCATTTTTTACAGATACAGTTCTTTATAGTGTAAAACAAACACATTCAATAACTACGGCACCAATTATAGGGATTATGATCTTAATAAGTGGATGCTTACGTTTTTTACAAGAGGTAAGGTCAAAAAATGCAGCTAGTAAATTGATGAAATTAGTAAATTCTCATGTTACTGTTTTACGTGATGGAAAATTTACGGAAATTTCTGCTGACAAATTAGTTGTTGGTGATTATATTAAAGTGTCTGCAGGGGATAGAATTCCAGCAGATATGCGTTTTGTTTTTACATCTGACTTATTTATTTCACAGGCAGTTATAACAGGTGAGAGCTCAGTCCTTGAGAAAACGCATAATAATTTGAAAAAGGGAAAGTCATACTCATTAATTGATTATGAAAACCTTGGTTTCATGGGAACTACAGTTATAAGTGGAAAAGGAGAAGGACTTGTTTTAGCTGTTGGGAAAGAAACATTATATGGAAATTTTAATATTTATAATTCAGAACGTAAAAGTAGATTTGAAATATCATCAACATCTATTGCTTCAGTATTAATTAAATTTATGATTATATTACTTCCGTTAATATTTATTCTTATTGGAGTTACTAAAGGAGACTGGATAAAATCATTTCTATTTGCTTTATCAGTTGCAATTGGACTTACTCCTGAAATGCTTCCAATGGTAATTACAACCTGTCTTGCAAAGGGATCTATTTCTATGTCTAGAAAGGAGACTATTGTTAAAAACATAAATGCTATGCAGGTATTTGGAAGCATGGATGTTTTATGTATAGATAAGACTGGAACTTTAACAAACAACGAAATTGTTTTAGAATACTTTATGGATATTATAGGAAATGAAGATTCTCAAGCTCTTGATTATGCATATTTGAACAGTTTTTATCATACTGGTGCGCAGAATCCCGTTGATGATGCAATCTTGAAATGCAGAAACATGCCAAATCATGAACAACATTTTCTGAATATTTCAGAAGAATGGAGCAAAAGAGATGAACTTCCATTTGATTATAACCGTAAATGTGTGAGTATATTGGTAGAAGATAATAATGAAAATAAACTTATGGTAATTAAAGGTGATATAAATGAAATTGCTGATAAATGTAGTTTTGTACGTTTTAATGGGGAAAATATTAAAATACAAGATGATAAAAGAAAGAATATAAATGCAGTTGTTGATGATATATTAGAAGATGGAATAAAGGTTATTGCTGTTGCTATAAAAAATATTCAACGTGATAAAAATAATATAACTGTAGAAGATGAAAAAGATTTGATTTTAATTGGATATCTTGCTTTTTTTGACGTTCCTAAAAAATCTGCAAAGGAAGCATTAAGAAAATTACAAAATCTTTCTGTTGATACAAAAATTCTAACTGGAGATAATAAAAAAGTAACAGCATCTGTATGTGAAAGGTTAGGCATTAATACAGAAAGAATTATTTTAGGAAAAGAATTAGAGTCATTATCTGAAGAAAAGCTAAATGAAATTGTTGAGAAAAATAATGTTTTTGCTGAATTGACTCCACATCAGAAAGTAGAAATTATTTTGACATTACGTGACAATGGACACATTGTTGGATTTATGGGTGATGGAGTTAACGATGTTCCTGCTTTAAGTGAAGCAGATGTTGGTATTTCTGTAGATAGTGCTGTAGATGCTGCTAAAGATATTGCAGATGTGATACTGTTAAAAAAGGATCTAAATGTTTTAGAAAGTGGTATTTTAGAGGGAAGAAAGACATTTTCAAATATGACAAAATACATACATATATCAGCAAGTTCGAATTTTGGAAATATTTTCTCTATTGTATGTGCGTGTATTTTTCTTCCATTTCTTCCTATGGCATCGTTACAGCTTATACTTTTAAATTTATTTTATGACATTATATGTATTATACTTCCATGGGATAATGTAGATGAAGAATTATATAAGAAGCCTAATGAATGGTCAGGAAAGCATTTGTCTAGATTTATGCTATTTTTTGGTTCTATAAGTTCTATATTTGATATTTTAACTTTTATATTTTTATATTTTATAATGTGTCCAGCATTATGCGATGGAAAGTTATTTCATATGATAAGTGATGTATCATTACAAATCAAATATATGATGATATTTCAAAGTGGATGGTTTATAGAATCTATGTGGACACAGGTGCTTATAATTCATATGCTTAGAACTAAAAAAGTGCCTTTTATTCAAAGCACTCCTTCAATTCCAGTTATGGTTGTTACAATAGTTGGAATAATATGCTTTACTGGATTTTCTTATTTACCAGTAGCAAATTTATTAGGTTTAACAGCATTACCTTTGGTATTTTACTGTTATTTAATATTTATTGTAGTTTCGTATATGCTTATAACAACATTAGCAAAATCTTTTTATATTAAAAAATATAAAAAACTATTCTAA
- a CDS encoding winged helix-turn-helix domain-containing protein: protein MKKNASFITIDSSSIKWLIEKMSQVPNDSLHSLKELKDELSELLQGEISSLILNTDELDEDYTVSANVLKFNELEINAKNRTVQESGRAIVLTPKEFEILYFLAQNQGTVFTKEQIYNAVWDEDYFLSDSNIMAFIRKLRKKIEPNPDEPIYIITIWGVGYKFNDNL, encoded by the coding sequence GTGAAAAAGAATGCAAGCTTTATAACAATAGATTCTTCTTCAATAAAATGGTTGATTGAAAAGATGAGTCAGGTTCCCAATGATAGCCTACATAGTTTAAAGGAATTAAAGGATGAGCTATCAGAGTTATTACAGGGAGAAATAAGTAGTTTAATATTAAATACAGATGAGTTAGATGAAGATTATACTGTATCAGCAAATGTTTTGAAATTTAATGAATTAGAAATAAATGCGAAAAATAGGACGGTACAGGAAAGTGGTCGGGCAATTGTACTTACTCCAAAAGAATTTGAAATATTATATTTTTTGGCTCAAAATCAAGGAACGGTGTTTACAAAAGAACAAATATATAATGCTGTATGGGATGAAGATTATTTTTTATCTGATAGCAACATTATGGCATTTATAAGGAAATTAAGAAAAAAAATAGAGCCAAATCCAGACGAACCTATTTATATTATTACAATTTGGGGAGTTGGATATAAGTTTAATGATAATTTATAA
- the mgtA gene encoding magnesium-translocating P-type ATPase, protein MFKNKKMKITQDLKESMVKKDNVKKRLIISAMQEENLVLAHMESSKNGLSSEQIEENRNLYGSNKITKHKKESLIKRFVEAFINPFTCILIFLAIISAYMDIILAEPGEKNPTTVIIITAMIFISGILRFVQETRSGNAAESLLKLIKTTCTVKRDGHQMEIPLDDAVVGDIVYLSAGDMVPADIRILNAKDLFISQSSLTGESEPVEKSSQKIIKEESISNCNCLAFMGSNVISGSATGIIVAVGDDTLFGTMAKDIQEKPTVTSFQKGVNAVSWVLIRFMFIMVPIVFFINGITKGDWVNAFTFAVSVAVGLTPEMLPMIVTTCLAKGAVAMSKEKTIVKNLNSIQNFGAIDILCTDKTGTLTQDKVILEYHMDVDGNEDCRVLRHAFLNSYFQTGLKNLMDIAVINRVKEESDENYSLREIEKQYQKVDEIPFDFSRRRMSVVVSDDSGKRQMITKGAVEEMLSICSYVERNGQVINLTDDMKKTVLKTVDNLNDDGMRVIAVAQKTNPSPVGAFSVKDENDMVLIGYLAFLDPPKESTEIAIKALAEYGVGVKILTGDNERVTRCICKMVGLKVDYILTGSDVDNMEEDVLSEVIETTTVFAKLSPSQKAKIVSLLRKNGHTVGFMGDGINDAAAMKASDVGISVDTAVDIAKESADVILLEKDLMVLEKGIIEGRKTYANMIKYIKMTASSNFGNMFSVLVASAFIPYTPMASIQLILLNLIYDISCTAIPWDNVDKEFIEKPKKWDASSIGKFMIWIGPTSSIFDITTYLLSYFFICPMFVPGADGRTFNSIPVSEVAVRSTYIMMAQAIWFVESMWTQTLVVHMIRTKKVPFLQSRASFPVISLTFTGIAVLTVIPFTSFGRMIGLYPFPSVFFFWLAVTIILYMLITTVMKKIYIKRYGELL, encoded by the coding sequence ATGTTCAAGAATAAAAAAATGAAAATAACACAAGATCTAAAGGAAAGCATGGTAAAAAAGGATAATGTTAAAAAACGTCTAATTATCTCTGCTATGCAAGAAGAAAATTTAGTACTAGCACACATGGAAAGTAGTAAAAATGGATTATCCAGTGAACAGATTGAAGAAAATCGTAATTTGTATGGAAGTAATAAAATAACAAAGCATAAGAAAGAATCATTAATAAAAAGATTTGTGGAAGCTTTTATAAATCCATTTACATGTATATTGATCTTTTTAGCAATCATTTCAGCATATATGGATATCATTCTTGCAGAACCAGGTGAAAAAAATCCAACTACAGTTATTATAATTACAGCTATGATTTTTATAAGTGGAATTTTAAGATTTGTGCAAGAAACACGTTCTGGAAATGCTGCAGAAAGCTTGTTAAAGTTAATAAAGACAACATGCACTGTTAAGAGAGATGGTCATCAAATGGAAATTCCACTTGATGATGCTGTAGTTGGGGATATTGTATATTTATCAGCAGGGGATATGGTACCAGCTGATATAAGAATTCTTAATGCAAAAGATTTGTTTATAAGCCAGTCTTCATTAACTGGTGAAAGTGAACCTGTAGAAAAAAGTTCACAAAAAATTATAAAAGAAGAGTCAATTTCTAATTGCAACTGTCTTGCTTTTATGGGGAGTAACGTTATAAGCGGTTCTGCTACAGGAATTATAGTAGCTGTTGGAGATGATACTTTATTTGGAACAATGGCAAAAGATATTCAAGAAAAACCGACTGTTACTAGTTTTCAAAAAGGTGTAAATGCTGTATCATGGGTACTAATACGCTTTATGTTTATAATGGTTCCAATAGTATTTTTTATAAATGGAATTACAAAAGGGGATTGGGTTAATGCTTTTACCTTTGCAGTATCTGTTGCTGTAGGATTAACGCCTGAAATGCTACCTATGATAGTTACTACATGCCTTGCAAAGGGTGCTGTAGCAATGTCTAAGGAAAAGACAATTGTTAAAAACTTAAATTCAATACAAAATTTTGGAGCAATTGATATTTTGTGTACTGATAAAACAGGTACACTTACACAAGATAAAGTAATTTTAGAATATCATATGGATGTAGATGGAAACGAAGACTGCAGAGTATTAAGACATGCTTTTTTGAATAGTTATTTTCAAACAGGATTAAAGAACCTTATGGATATTGCTGTAATTAATCGTGTAAAAGAAGAAAGTGATGAGAATTATTCTTTAAGAGAAATAGAAAAGCAATATCAAAAGGTAGATGAAATTCCATTTGATTTTAGTCGCAGAAGAATGAGTGTTGTTGTTTCTGATGATTCAGGAAAAAGACAAATGATTACAAAAGGAGCAGTAGAAGAAATGCTATCTATTTGCTCTTATGTAGAACGTAATGGACAAGTGATTAATCTTACAGATGACATGAAAAAAACTGTACTTAAAACAGTTGATAATTTAAATGATGATGGTATGCGTGTAATTGCTGTAGCTCAAAAGACTAATCCTTCACCTGTTGGTGCATTTTCTGTAAAAGATGAAAATGATATGGTGTTAATTGGATATTTAGCATTTCTTGATCCACCAAAAGAATCTACAGAAATAGCTATAAAGGCATTAGCTGAATATGGTGTTGGTGTCAAGATTTTAACTGGTGATAATGAACGTGTAACACGATGCATATGTAAAATGGTTGGATTAAAGGTAGATTATATTTTAACAGGTTCTGATGTTGATAACATGGAAGAAGACGTATTATCAGAAGTAATTGAGACAACAACTGTATTTGCTAAACTTTCCCCATCACAAAAGGCTAAGATTGTTTCTTTATTAAGAAAAAATGGACATACCGTTGGATTTATGGGAGATGGAATTAATGATGCAGCAGCAATGAAGGCATCTGATGTTGGAATTTCAGTAGATACAGCTGTTGATATTGCTAAAGAAAGTGCAGATGTAATTCTTCTTGAAAAAGATTTGATGGTATTAGAAAAAGGAATTATTGAAGGTAGAAAAACCTATGCAAATATGATTAAATATATAAAAATGACAGCTAGCTCTAATTTTGGGAATATGTTTTCAGTGTTAGTAGCAAGTGCATTTATTCCATATACACCAATGGCGAGTATACAATTAATTTTGCTTAATTTAATTTATGATATTTCATGTACAGCTATTCCATGGGATAATGTAGATAAAGAGTTCATTGAAAAGCCAAAGAAGTGGGATGCTTCTAGTATTGGTAAATTTATGATTTGGATAGGCCCTACTAGTTCCATATTTGATATTACAACTTATCTTTTATCCTACTTCTTTATATGTCCAATGTTTGTACCAGGGGCAGATGGGAGAACATTTAATTCTATTCCAGTTTCAGAAGTGGCAGTAAGAAGTACTTATATAATGATGGCTCAGGCTATTTGGTTTGTAGAATCTATGTGGACTCAGACACTTGTTGTTCATATGATACGAACAAAAAAAGTACCATTTTTACAAAGTAGAGCCTCTTTTCCAGTAATATCATTGACATTTACAGGAATAGCAGTACTTACTGTTATACCATTTACATCCTTTGGAAGAATGATTGGTTTGTATCCATTTCCAAGTGTGTTTTTCTTTTGGCTAGCAGTAACTATAATTCTTTATATGCTTATTACAACTGTTATGAAAAAAATCTATATAAAGCGATATGGTGAATTATTATAA
- a CDS encoding ASCH domain-containing protein, producing MTEIEMWNEYNKINMNAKNYEAWSFGGNTPEMPDFLADLVLKGIKTATASAYPCYLYENAPLPPLGGYNIILNTKGEAVCITETLKVYTIPFNQVSEEHAYKEGEFERTLESWRKIHSEIFTKELKCIGKEFTENMMVVCEEFKVVYPIKES from the coding sequence ATGACAGAAATAGAAATGTGGAATGAATATAATAAAATAAATATGAATGCCAAAAATTATGAGGCTTGGTCATTTGGAGGAAATACACCTGAAATGCCTGATTTTTTAGCAGATTTAGTATTGAAGGGAATTAAAACAGCAACAGCTAGTGCATATCCTTGTTATCTTTATGAAAATGCTCCATTACCACCATTAGGTGGATATAATATTATATTAAATACCAAAGGAGAAGCTGTTTGTATTACAGAAACATTAAAGGTATATACAATACCATTTAATCAAGTAAGTGAAGAACACGCGTACAAAGAAGGTGAGTTTGAACGAACACTGGAATCTTGGAGAAAAATTCACTCTGAAATTTTTACAAAGGAATTAAAATGTATTGGAAAAGAATTTACAGAAAATATGATGGTAGTCTGTGAAGAATTTAAAGTTGTATATCCAATAAAAGAATCTTAG
- a CDS encoding GGDEF domain-containing protein, which produces MSNKLDISYKKLEESAKTDILTGLPNRTAIYDIMDENINCTNQATMLLDLDGFKNVNDSYGHDFGDAVLVSVANILKSFQDKHIYQARLGGDEFLIFISHFDKPDMVECLAQKIFEEISNIKTAIGKPISISVSIGIAFSDENDFDKQNLIKKADLAMYKVKRNGKSGVLVFNDTLKNE; this is translated from the coding sequence ATGTCCAATAAATTAGATATTAGCTATAAAAAATTAGAAGAATCCGCTAAAACTGATATACTGACAGGTCTTCCAAATCGTACTGCAATTTATGATATTATGGATGAAAATATTAATTGCACCAATCAGGCTACAATGCTTTTAGATTTAGATGGATTTAAAAATGTTAATGATAGTTATGGTCATGATTTTGGAGATGCAGTTCTAGTATCAGTTGCTAATATCTTAAAAAGTTTTCAGGATAAGCATATTTATCAAGCTCGACTTGGTGGAGATGAATTTCTGATTTTTATATCACATTTTGATAAACCAGATATGGTTGAATGTTTAGCTCAAAAAATATTTGAAGAAATAAGCAATATTAAAACAGCTATTGGTAAGCCTATTTCTATATCAGTAAGTATCGGCATTGCATTTTCTGATGAAAATGACTTTGATAAGCAAAATTTAATAAAAAAAGCTGATTTAGCCATGTATAAAGTTAAAAGAAATGGAAAAAGTGGTGTTTTAGTATTTAATGATACTCTAAAAAATGAATGA
- a CDS encoding cache domain-containing protein has translation MIAPNLKIKTKLPLFVAILSVLPILLLSFIIMEVNTTSAMKNYQMIISNQAESSAKYISDFYNTQKNALIYSSNLSVYKKYLHSLNGTDSALNSSLFNDIIKLQQTAISTDNRINNIFLTDADGKIVACPDKTKLGISLEHTKAYKDAKEKRMDTFQIIDENDKKEILIAYPVIDDDGSVIGSIFRLISIDEIDKHVNSSKIGSNGYIYILDQNYNVLSCNSNINITPFLESEQSKKFLKI, from the coding sequence ATGATAGCTCCTAATTTGAAAATAAAAACAAAACTACCTCTGTTTGTAGCAATTCTTTCTGTGCTTCCAATTTTATTACTTTCATTTATTATAATGGAAGTTAACACAACTTCTGCAATGAAAAATTATCAAATGATAATTTCTAATCAAGCAGAATCTTCTGCAAAATATATATCAGATTTTTATAATACACAAAAGAATGCACTTATTTATTCTTCAAACCTTTCAGTTTATAAAAAATATTTACATTCATTAAATGGTACTGATTCAGCTCTAAATTCAAGCTTATTTAATGATATAATAAAATTACAGCAAACCGCAATTTCAACAGATAATAGAATAAATAATATTTTTCTTACAGATGCTGACGGAAAAATAGTAGCATGCCCTGATAAAACAAAATTAGGTATTTCATTAGAACATACAAAAGCATATAAAGATGCAAAAGAAAAGCGTATGGATACTTTTCAAATTATTGATGAAAATGATAAAAAAGAAATTTTAATTGCATATCCAGTTATAGATGATGATGGTTCAGTTATAGGATCCATCTTTCGTTTAATAAGTATTGATGAAATTGACAAACACGTAAACAGCTCCAAAATAGGTTCAAATGGATATATTTATATATTAGATCAAAATTATAATGTTCTATCTTGCAATAGCAATATAAATATCACACCTTTTTTAGAAAGCGAACAATCAAAAAAATTTTTAAAAATATAA